From a region of the Sporanaerobacter acetigenes DSM 13106 genome:
- a CDS encoding 3-oxoacyl-ACP synthase: MRTHVGIAGLGIYIPETFMTAKEISEATGGTWSEEAVREKLGINKKPIPGPNDGTQEMGYKAAMNLIKDYNVDPLSIDMIICIGEEWKEYPLITSAIYIQEKIGAYNAFAFDIQQRCCTNIMAMKVAKDMMLTNDDINSVLICGGYRNGDFIDYKNPRVSFMYNLAAGGGAILLKKNYGKNELLETSIITDGSFARDVGVRYGGTVNPVTEENVQIAQKSLDVFDVDGMKSRLNEKSTPNFLKVIRDSLEKSGYSQEDIGYLAILHFKYSAHKFMLEQLRLDKSKSIYLRDYGHVGQIDQILSLKLALEKEKIKDGDIVVTVGAGIGYAWAANTIKWGKVEK; the protein is encoded by the coding sequence ATGAGAACTCATGTAGGCATAGCCGGACTGGGAATTTATATACCAGAAACATTTATGACAGCAAAAGAAATAAGTGAAGCAACAGGAGGTACTTGGTCAGAGGAAGCTGTAAGAGAGAAACTTGGTATCAATAAAAAGCCAATACCAGGACCAAATGATGGAACTCAAGAGATGGGTTATAAAGCTGCAATGAATTTAATTAAGGACTACAATGTGGATCCTCTATCAATTGATATGATTATATGTATTGGCGAGGAATGGAAAGAATATCCATTGATTACTTCGGCGATTTATATTCAGGAGAAAATTGGAGCATATAATGCTTTTGCTTTTGATATACAGCAGAGATGTTGTACAAATATAATGGCAATGAAAGTTGCAAAAGACATGATGTTGACCAATGACGATATAAATTCAGTACTTATTTGTGGTGGATATAGAAATGGTGATTTTATTGACTATAAAAATCCAAGAGTAAGTTTTATGTATAATCTTGCTGCGGGTGGAGGAGCAATACTTCTTAAGAAAAATTATGGCAAAAATGAATTGTTGGAAACTAGTATTATTACAGATGGATCTTTTGCAAGAGATGTAGGAGTTAGATATGGTGGAACAGTAAATCCTGTTACAGAGGAAAATGTTCAAATAGCACAAAAGTCTCTTGATGTATTTGATGTAGATGGAATGAAAAGTAGACTAAATGAAAAATCTACACCAAACTTTTTAAAGGTTATAAGAGATTCACTAGAAAAAAGTGGTTATAGCCAAGAAGATATAGGATATCTTGCAATACTTCATTTTAAGTATTCAGCACATAAATTTATGTTAGAACAATTGAGATTAGATAAATCAAAATCTATTTATCTAAGAGACTATGGTCACGTAGGACAAATAGATCAAATATTGTCATTAAAATTAGCTCTAGAAAAAGAGAAAATAAAAGACGGAGATATAGTAGTGACTGTTGGTGCTGGCATTGGATATGCTTGGGCAGCTAATACAATAAAATGGGGGAAAGTAGAAAAATAA
- a CDS encoding sigma-54 interaction domain-containing protein, which produces MASFMQSKEFEHFCHDVFDNLPIAVDFLDWDGKIIYMNEAFLDFLNLRQDEVKGRLVTDVNPTSKFLETLKTKRANIAERHVFPNGRQAIVHRIPIFDEEGNVIGGFGMLLFHDIEEVKELAEKYEKLDKELKLYKNEIAKINTTKYRLSDIYGVSKEINNCKEKVKKIAKVNSNVMILGESGVGKELFAHSIHNESSRSKGPFVTINCSAIPESLLESELFGYEEGTFTGAKKGGNIGKFELANGGSIFLDEIGDMPYHMQVKLLRVLQEKEVIRIGGKNPIPIDVRIICATNRNLEDMVEKGTFREDLYYRLNVLTLEIPPIRKRREDIQILINKFLIEFYQETGIYRKIPDIVMKRLKEYDWHGNVREIRNVVERMCVNSDGTHIGISDIPKYVLNKSLEKKYEDKKGLKEIVESVERNVIIEVLKDSKGNKSKAAKTLNIPRATLYRKIEDYNIDQKTFLDL; this is translated from the coding sequence ATGGCTTCTTTTATGCAAAGTAAAGAATTTGAACATTTTTGTCATGATGTGTTTGACAATCTTCCGATAGCTGTTGATTTTTTAGATTGGGATGGAAAGATTATATACATGAATGAAGCCTTTCTAGATTTTCTGAACTTGAGGCAAGATGAAGTTAAAGGAAGATTGGTGACAGATGTAAACCCCACTTCAAAGTTTTTAGAAACACTTAAGACCAAAAGAGCTAATATTGCAGAAAGACATGTTTTCCCTAATGGGAGACAAGCTATAGTACATAGAATACCAATATTTGATGAAGAAGGAAATGTTATAGGCGGATTTGGTATGCTCTTGTTTCATGATATAGAGGAAGTTAAAGAATTAGCTGAAAAGTATGAAAAGTTAGATAAAGAATTAAAACTATATAAAAATGAAATAGCCAAGATAAACACAACAAAGTATAGATTGTCGGATATATATGGGGTTTCTAAAGAAATTAACAATTGCAAGGAAAAAGTAAAGAAAATTGCAAAAGTAAATTCTAATGTTATGATTCTTGGAGAGAGTGGCGTAGGGAAAGAATTGTTTGCCCATTCTATTCACAATGAAAGTAGCAGAAGTAAAGGACCTTTTGTAACTATAAATTGTTCTGCAATACCAGAAAGTTTACTTGAATCAGAATTATTTGGGTATGAAGAAGGCACTTTTACAGGAGCAAAAAAAGGTGGAAATATTGGTAAATTTGAATTAGCTAATGGTGGAAGTATATTTTTAGATGAAATTGGAGATATGCCCTATCATATGCAAGTAAAGCTTTTGAGAGTATTGCAGGAAAAAGAAGTTATAAGGATTGGAGGCAAAAATCCCATACCAATAGATGTGAGGATTATATGTGCTACCAATAGAAATCTAGAAGATATGGTGGAAAAGGGAACTTTTAGAGAAGATTTATACTATAGGTTAAATGTTTTGACATTAGAAATACCTCCAATAAGAAAGAGAAGAGAGGATATACAGATACTCATCAATAAGTTCTTAATAGAGTTTTATCAAGAAACAGGTATATACAGAAAGATACCAGATATTGTTATGAAAAGGCTTAAAGAATATGATTGGCATGGAAATGTGAGAGAAATTAGAAATGTAGTTGAAAGAATGTGTGTGAATTCAGATGGAACTCATATTGGTATAAGTGATATACCTAAATACGTTCTAAATAAATCTCTCGAGAAAAAATATGAAGATAAAAAAGGACTTAAAGAGATTGTAGAATCTGTAGAAAGAAATGTGATTATAGAAGTATTGAAAGATTCTAAAGGCAATAAAAGTAAAGCAGCAAAGACATTAAATATACCTAGAGCAACTCTTTATAGAAAAATTGAGGATTACAATATTGATCAGAAGACTTTTTTAGATTTGTAA
- a CDS encoding alpha/beta fold hydrolase: MDKKIYYEEHGKGEVVVFLNGIMMSTASWAPFIKAFSSQHKMLLVDLLDQGRSDKADDEYTQDLHVEMLKELLEKLNYHKVHLFGVSYGGEVAQLFALKYQDMVKSLILSNTTSYTDRSMQDLERSWDYAATTHDASVFFSSTMPGIYSYKFYEENYEWLKEREIQFGKIFDEEWYEGFRRAAKSAHNLNTTERLQKIKVPTLIISSELDTVTPLKYQEVLYKGIPNSKWVLIKDAGHASMYEKPYEFMSLVMGFISTTQFDIKIK, translated from the coding sequence ATGGATAAGAAAATATACTATGAGGAACATGGAAAAGGAGAAGTTGTCGTATTTTTAAATGGAATAATGATGAGTACCGCTAGTTGGGCACCATTTATAAAAGCTTTTTCTAGTCAACATAAGATGTTGTTGGTAGATCTTTTAGATCAGGGACGTTCAGATAAAGCAGATGATGAGTATACACAGGACTTACACGTAGAAATGCTTAAGGAACTTTTGGAAAAGTTAAATTATCATAAAGTGCATTTATTTGGCGTATCTTATGGTGGCGAAGTTGCTCAATTGTTTGCATTAAAGTATCAAGATATGGTCAAATCTCTTATATTATCCAATACAACAAGCTATACTGATAGATCTATGCAAGATTTAGAAAGGTCTTGGGATTATGCTGCCACAACCCATGATGCATCAGTATTTTTTAGTTCTACTATGCCAGGAATATATTCTTATAAATTTTATGAAGAAAATTATGAATGGCTAAAGGAAAGAGAGATACAGTTTGGGAAAATATTTGATGAAGAATGGTATGAAGGTTTTAGAAGAGCAGCTAAAAGTGCACACAATTTAAATACTACTGAAAGACTTCAAAAAATAAAGGTGCCTACACTAATTATAAGTTCTGAACTTGATACTGTAACACCTCTTAAGTATCAAGAAGTACTATACAAAGGTATTCCTAATTCTAAATGGGTTTTAATAAAAGATGCAGGCCATGCTTCAATGTATGAAAAGCCTTATGAATTCATGTCCTTAGTCATGGGATTTATAAGCACTACGCAATTTGATATAAAAATAAAATAG
- a CDS encoding ABC transporter substrate-binding protein, which yields MKKKRILSILLAIMMVAVLLTGCGNNEKDTTAENKGKDESNVEEVKLAQGVTDDTIKIGTIGPTSGPIAMVGIPMLHGMEAYFNMINEQGGINGRKIELVAKDDEFKADLALQKAEELVEKDKVFAIVGQLGTPGCLGTLDYFQEIDIPCIYQGTGVSVFAQAKGNYFPVQPNYTFEGSLIAKYAVSDLNAKSVVLIYGNDDSGKEGMVGIKEYLKEQGKEDLLKEEIAFNLEDVDFSAHIQKAKAQNPDVVIVLGYQKAVPGILLEAKKQGLESQFMTSYINADVTMLDLAKEAANGVLVTAWVPDITDANNESAKQYIETFLKYYPDETPNAFGVAGWVAAETFVEGLKRAENNLSWEGFIQAMETFDGWSDGIAKGITYTPDRRNGVEKMYFMKAVYDSNGPRYETVTDFMGLDD from the coding sequence ATGAAAAAGAAAAGAATTTTATCAATACTTTTAGCTATAATGATGGTAGCAGTTTTATTGACTGGCTGTGGAAACAATGAAAAGGATACTACAGCTGAAAATAAAGGTAAAGATGAATCAAATGTAGAAGAAGTTAAATTGGCTCAAGGTGTTACAGATGATACTATTAAGATTGGAACTATTGGGCCTACATCAGGACCTATTGCTATGGTAGGAATTCCAATGCTACATGGCATGGAAGCTTATTTCAATATGATAAATGAGCAAGGTGGAATAAATGGAAGAAAAATTGAACTTGTAGCAAAAGATGATGAATTTAAAGCTGATTTAGCACTTCAAAAAGCAGAAGAGCTTGTAGAAAAAGACAAAGTATTTGCTATAGTTGGCCAATTAGGTACACCAGGATGCCTTGGAACACTTGATTATTTTCAAGAAATAGACATACCTTGTATATATCAAGGAACAGGAGTAAGTGTTTTTGCACAAGCCAAAGGAAATTACTTTCCAGTACAACCAAACTATACTTTTGAAGGTTCATTAATAGCTAAATATGCAGTTAGTGATTTAAATGCTAAAAGTGTAGTACTTATTTATGGAAATGATGATTCAGGTAAAGAGGGAATGGTAGGAATTAAGGAATATCTTAAAGAGCAAGGAAAGGAAGATCTTTTAAAAGAAGAAATTGCTTTTAATTTAGAAGATGTAGATTTCTCGGCTCATATACAAAAGGCTAAAGCACAAAATCCAGATGTTGTTATAGTACTTGGATATCAAAAAGCTGTTCCAGGGATACTTCTAGAAGCTAAAAAACAGGGACTTGAAAGTCAGTTTATGACATCCTATATAAATGCAGATGTAACTATGTTAGATCTTGCTAAAGAAGCGGCAAATGGAGTTCTTGTTACAGCTTGGGTACCAGATATAACAGATGCTAATAATGAATCAGCTAAACAATATATTGAAACATTCTTAAAATATTATCCAGATGAAACACCAAATGCTTTTGGAGTTGCAGGTTGGGTTGCAGCAGAAACTTTTGTTGAAGGCTTAAAGAGAGCAGAAAACAATTTATCTTGGGAAGGATTTATACAAGCTATGGAAACTTTTGATGGCTGGAGCGATGGTATAGCTAAAGGTATAACTTATACACCTGATAGAAGAAATGGTGTTGAAAAAATGTATTTTATGAAAGCTGTTTATGATTCTAATGGTCCAAGATATGAAACTGTTACAGACTTTATGGGATTAGATGATTAA
- a CDS encoding ABC transporter ATP-binding protein, whose translation MLKISDLKVNYGYVKALKGVSLEVKEGSIVTILGANGAGKSTTLKSISGIVPATEGEIEFMGQSIKKLSPEEIVSLGVVQCPEGRRIFPQFSVEENLRIGAFGRRKNIKNINDDYERVYDYFPKLKERKDQVAGTLSGGEQQMLAIARGLMANPKIFLLDEPSLGLAPIVVKEIFGIIEDINKAGVTILLVEQNAFQASKIADYVYVIETGNIVISGTKEEVISNENIKKSYLGA comes from the coding sequence GTGCTTAAAATATCTGACCTAAAGGTGAATTATGGCTATGTGAAAGCTTTAAAGGGGGTGAGTTTGGAGGTAAAAGAGGGAAGTATAGTGACTATTCTTGGTGCCAATGGTGCTGGAAAAAGTACTACTCTTAAATCAATATCAGGAATAGTTCCTGCAACTGAAGGAGAAATAGAATTTATGGGTCAAAGTATAAAAAAACTTTCTCCAGAAGAAATTGTTTCTTTAGGAGTCGTACAATGCCCAGAAGGTAGAAGAATATTTCCGCAGTTTTCAGTTGAAGAAAATTTAAGAATAGGTGCTTTTGGGAGAAGAAAGAATATAAAAAACATAAATGATGATTATGAGAGAGTATATGATTATTTTCCTAAATTGAAAGAAAGAAAGGATCAGGTAGCAGGAACTTTAAGCGGCGGGGAGCAACAGATGCTTGCTATTGCTAGAGGACTTATGGCAAATCCAAAGATTTTTTTACTTGATGAACCTTCTTTAGGGCTTGCTCCTATAGTTGTGAAGGAGATATTTGGAATAATAGAAGATATAAATAAGGCGGGAGTTACTATTTTGTTGGTAGAGCAAAATGCCTTTCAAGCATCTAAAATTGCTGATTATGTTTATGTAATAGAAACTGGAAATATAGTTATTTCAGGAACCAAAGAAGAGGTTATTAGCAATGAGAATATTAAAAAATCTTATCTAGGTGCATAA
- a CDS encoding ABC transporter ATP-binding protein: protein MNETILKADNISISFGGLKAVDSVSFEIQKGEIMGLIGPNGAGKTTIFNLITQFYKLDEGSICFLGNDLSKFKPHQIIEKGVARTFQNVELFKSMTVLENLLVGQHSEINYNIFQGVIRTKKVKEEEQIAIERAMEVLKILEIEDYAYFYAGHLPYGVQKLVELGRALVSGPKLIILDEPAAGMNDTETKEFAKKIRFVKEKFGLTILLIEHDMSLVMSICNRIMVLNFGKKIAEGTPEEISSNSEVIKAYLGEEV from the coding sequence ATGAATGAAACTATTTTGAAGGCAGATAATATTTCGATTTCTTTTGGAGGACTTAAGGCAGTAGATAGTGTTTCTTTTGAAATTCAAAAAGGAGAAATAATGGGTCTTATTGGTCCAAATGGAGCAGGTAAAACTACAATATTTAATCTTATAACTCAATTTTATAAATTAGATGAAGGGAGTATTTGCTTTTTAGGAAATGATTTAAGTAAGTTTAAACCTCATCAGATCATAGAAAAAGGAGTGGCTAGAACTTTTCAAAATGTGGAATTGTTTAAATCCATGACAGTTCTTGAAAATCTATTGGTGGGTCAGCATAGTGAGATAAATTACAACATTTTTCAAGGTGTAATTAGAACTAAAAAAGTAAAAGAAGAAGAGCAAATAGCCATAGAAAGAGCTATGGAAGTTTTAAAAATACTTGAGATAGAGGATTATGCATATTTTTATGCTGGACATCTTCCTTATGGAGTTCAAAAATTGGTGGAGCTTGGAAGAGCATTGGTATCAGGTCCCAAACTTATAATATTGGATGAGCCTGCTGCTGGTATGAATGATACTGAAACTAAAGAATTTGCAAAGAAAATTCGATTTGTCAAGGAAAAATTTGGTTTAACTATTTTACTTATAGAACATGATATGTCTTTGGTTATGAGTATTTGCAATAGAATTATGGTGCTTAATTTTGGAAAGAAAATTGCAGAAGGAACACCTGAAGAAATAAGCTCTAATTCAGAAGTAATAAAGGCTTATCTAGGTGAGGAGGTATAA
- a CDS encoding branched-chain amino acid ABC transporter permease, translating to MKGKIDIKKLIVLIVVIAFPLIFDLPRSTMTLLDLAGIWVIVAIGYNLLLGFGGQISLGHAAFVGIGAYITANIAINYNPPLIVGVLLAGVVNGLLGLVLGLPALRLEGNYLAIATLGFGVAFQHIFMEWESFTGGFSGIRNIPPAHIFGFTFDNRVSMYYLIFIFILLAIIISKNILRSKTGRALIAMRDSSIAASSIGVDIAKYKTTAFVLSAIFAGVAGSLYAYLMKQVYPNSFDTAMSLNILAMIVIGGIASIEGSIVGALFITIIPQLLKNIPVQNASFILTGVLLILSVMYFPFGLVQVYHNIVKKIKGSSNDKKGEVATNNE from the coding sequence ATGAAGGGAAAAATAGATATAAAAAAATTAATCGTTTTGATAGTAGTCATTGCATTTCCTCTAATATTTGATTTGCCAAGAAGTACTATGACCCTTTTGGATTTAGCCGGGATATGGGTGATAGTGGCCATTGGTTATAATCTTTTATTGGGATTTGGGGGACAGATATCTTTAGGACATGCAGCATTTGTAGGTATTGGAGCATACATTACTGCCAATATAGCTATAAATTATAATCCTCCACTTATAGTTGGAGTTCTTTTGGCAGGTGTAGTTAATGGACTCTTAGGACTCGTATTGGGTCTTCCTGCATTGAGGCTTGAGGGAAACTATCTTGCAATAGCTACTTTAGGATTTGGTGTAGCTTTTCAACATATATTTATGGAATGGGAATCTTTCACTGGAGGATTTTCAGGAATCAGGAATATTCCACCAGCTCATATATTTGGATTTACATTTGACAATAGAGTAAGTATGTACTATTTGATATTTATATTTATACTGCTTGCTATAATTATTTCCAAAAATATTTTAAGGAGTAAAACTGGTAGGGCTTTAATAGCTATGAGAGATAGTTCTATAGCAGCTAGTAGTATAGGTGTAGATATTGCCAAGTACAAAACTACGGCTTTTGTTTTGAGTGCAATATTTGCAGGGGTAGCAGGAAGTCTTTATGCATATTTAATGAAACAAGTTTATCCAAATTCTTTTGATACGGCTATGTCTTTAAATATATTGGCCATGATAGTTATAGGTGGAATTGCATCTATTGAAGGTTCCATTGTTGGAGCACTTTTTATAACTATAATTCCTCAGCTATTAAAAAATATACCAGTGCAAAATGCTTCCTTTATATTGACGGGAGTTCTTTTGATATTATCTGTAATGTATTTTCCTTTTGGTTTGGTACAGGTATATCACAATATAGTTAAAAAGATAAAAGGCTCCTCAAATGACAAAAAAGGAGAGGTGGCGACCAATAATGAATGA